One segment of Arthrobacter sp. MMS18-M83 DNA contains the following:
- the serB gene encoding phosphoserine phosphatase SerB, translating to MSSNLTAVSYGVNLSPSELEHLRKVLSGSGASFTSESRSGDERFGVYTIGLAVDGATAADLSGIRRQVADAAAPGMDTAIVADALRDASRKMLIMDVDSTLIQQEVIELLAAHAGKREEVAAVTEAAMRGELDFAQSLHARVAVLAGLPAAVVDAVRAEVRLSEGAAELVAAFKAAGHVVAVVSGGFNQILQPIAEELGLDYWIANELEIVDGFLTGKVLGDVIDRAAKEKYLREWAAAEGIDLEHTIAVGDGANDLDMLGAAGIGVAFNAKPAVRAVADAAINMPYLDAVRHIAGV from the coding sequence ATGAGTTCGAACTTGACCGCGGTCAGCTATGGCGTGAATTTGTCCCCTTCGGAGCTTGAACACCTGCGCAAGGTGCTGTCCGGCTCGGGGGCTTCCTTCACGTCTGAGTCGCGTTCGGGTGACGAGCGCTTTGGGGTGTACACCATTGGCCTGGCCGTTGATGGGGCTACTGCCGCTGACTTGTCCGGCATCCGGCGCCAGGTGGCAGATGCCGCGGCTCCCGGCATGGACACCGCAATCGTGGCCGACGCCCTGCGTGATGCCTCCCGCAAAATGCTGATCATGGACGTCGATTCCACCCTGATCCAGCAGGAAGTCATCGAACTGCTTGCTGCACACGCCGGCAAGCGCGAGGAAGTAGCCGCCGTCACTGAGGCCGCGATGCGTGGCGAATTGGACTTCGCACAGAGTCTGCATGCCCGGGTGGCAGTGCTGGCAGGCCTGCCGGCCGCCGTCGTCGACGCCGTCCGTGCCGAGGTGCGCTTGAGCGAGGGTGCAGCGGAACTCGTCGCTGCGTTCAAAGCCGCGGGCCATGTGGTGGCGGTGGTGTCCGGCGGCTTTAACCAGATCCTGCAACCTATCGCGGAGGAACTCGGGCTGGACTACTGGATCGCAAATGAACTCGAGATCGTTGACGGCTTCCTGACGGGCAAGGTCCTCGGCGACGTGATCGACCGCGCAGCCAAAGAGAAGTACCTTCGCGAGTGGGCGGCCGCCGAAGGGATCGACCTGGAGCACACCATCGCCGTGGGCGACGGCGCGAACGACCTCGACATGCTGGGCGCGGCGGGCATCGGTGTCGCGTTCAACGCCAAGCCCGCCGTCCGGGCGGTTGCCGACGCCGCCATCAACATGCCCTACCTCGACGCGGTCCGGCATATCGCCGGCGTCTGA